The Streptomyces sp. NBC_00691 genome has a segment encoding these proteins:
- a CDS encoding DUF6230 family protein, producing MNPERQQAASKGRVSSLGHGAEGSTHWRRSLAVAVPALLAAAGLGSAMASGALAVGLRIQDRPVDFTTSSLYGTQYGAAVVDQPVVRPDGSAGSVRVLRMGFADGMINGLCLSQRQQIAGATYTLLLTLGDDDPGSWEIRTKNTVLDLRNATGVLDMDGVVDLNTDGADVKTVKDASGAYVVNPLNSPRHRFGIQARYAKFDRIVGTAQDFQIPGLLTSPGLTLSVRPGTVACPAPAAPTGTPGTP from the coding sequence ATGAACCCTGAGCGGCAGCAGGCCGCCTCCAAGGGCCGGGTGAGCTCCCTCGGCCACGGGGCGGAAGGGAGCACCCACTGGCGCCGGTCCCTCGCCGTCGCCGTGCCCGCGCTCCTGGCGGCCGCCGGCCTCGGCTCCGCCATGGCGAGCGGCGCGCTCGCCGTCGGCCTCCGGATCCAGGACCGGCCCGTCGACTTCACGACCAGCAGTCTGTACGGGACGCAGTACGGCGCCGCCGTCGTCGACCAGCCCGTCGTACGGCCCGACGGCTCGGCCGGATCCGTACGGGTCCTCCGCATGGGATTCGCGGACGGGATGATCAACGGCCTGTGCCTGAGCCAGCGCCAGCAGATCGCGGGAGCCACGTACACGCTGCTCCTCACCCTCGGCGACGACGACCCGGGCTCCTGGGAGATCAGGACGAAGAACACCGTCCTCGACCTGCGGAACGCCACCGGGGTCCTCGACATGGACGGCGTCGTCGACCTCAACACCGACGGCGCCGACGTGAAGACCGTCAAGGACGCGAGCGGGGCGTACGTCGTGAACCCGCTGAACAGCCCGCGGCACCGCTTCGGCATCCAGGCGCGGTACGCCAAGTTCGACCGCATCGTCGGCACGGCCCAGGACTTCCAGATCCCGGGCCTCCTCACCTCACCGGGCCTCACGCTCTCCGTACGACCGGGCACCGTCGCCTGCCCCGCCCCGGCGGCGCCCACCGGGACCCCGGGCACCCCGTGA